One window of the Hemitrygon akajei chromosome 5, sHemAka1.3, whole genome shotgun sequence genome contains the following:
- the LOC140727383 gene encoding uncharacterized protein: MEVIVPATLLLLFQLGAVSPASEPWSVCPRGCNCREGLKYVNCTAASLHQIPASLPPDTEHLDLSKNNLTVLPAKAFHTLWRMNILLISSCNVKFVEDGAFTVLENLWRLDLQRNDIRQLGDNFSTGLSFLSELILSENNLETLNPQMFQYLDNVKKLYLNNNQIYQIRNGAFRSMTKLRHLHLQDNRLAFLHNGVFFMLQSLEVLNLQGNNIKDLDTGVFTSLTSLTVLNLSRNGLERIKFKTFLGIQTWGTHILLSENNWTCDCELQRVFGKVHSVQRLIVDDYNDVICLEPPALRDLPLASVDTQLCIAETVTVLVITFTVFITVVAAIVMAERNRKKRTGKHWSEESEDLDSQD; this comes from the coding sequence ATGGAGGTGATTGTCCCTGCCACGCTACTGCTGCTTTTCCAGCTCGGTGCTGTAAGCCCTGCATCTGAGCCCTGGTCGGTGTGCCCCAGGGGATGCAACTGCAGAGAAGGCCTCAAGTATGTGAACTGCACGGCGGCCTCCCTCCACCAGATCCCCGCCAGCCTACCACCAGATACCGAGCACCTGGACCTCTCCAAGAATAATCTGACTGTTCTCCCGGCCAAAGCCTTCCACACCCTATGGCGGATGAACATTCTACTCATCAGTTCCTGCAATGTGAAGTTCGTGGAGGACGGAGCCTTCACAGTACTGGAAAACCTTTGGAGACTGGATCTCCAGAGAAACGACATCAGACAGCTGGGTGACAATTTCTCCACTGGCCTGTCCTTCCTCAGTGAGCTCATACTATCTGAGAACAACTTGGAAACGCTTAATCCACAGATGTTCCAGTACCTGGACAATGTAAAGAAACTCTACCTTAATAATAACCAGATCTATCAGATCAGGAATGGGGCTTTCAGAAGTATGACCAAACTCCGACACTTGCACCTTCAGGATAACAGGCTCGCCTTCTTACACAATGGAGTGTTCTTCATGCTTCAGAGTCTGGAGGTGCTGAACCTTCAGGGTAATAACATCAAAGACCTTGACACCGGTGTCTTCACGTCATTGACAAGTCTCACTGTCCTAAATCTGTCCAGGAATGGCCTGGAGCGAATTAAGTTCAAAACATTTCTGGGCATTCAGACTTGGGGCACCCACATTTTGCTGTCTGAAAATAATTGGACTTGTGACTGTGAACTGCAGAGGGTTTTTGGGAAGGTGCACAGTGTCCAGCGCCTGATAGTTGACGACTACAACGACGTGATTTGCTTGGAGCCGCCTGCCTTAAGGGATTTACCTTTGGCATCCGTTGACACTCAGCTATGCATAGCAGAGACCGTCACGGTCCTTGTCATCACCTTCACAGTCTTCATCACTGTGGTAGCTGCCATTGTAATGGCAGAGAGGAACAGGAAGAAACGGACCGGGAAACATTGGAGCGAGGAGAGCGAAGACTTAGATTCACAAGATTGA